The genomic stretch CGCAGACCATACTCGACGTGGCGCAGTCGGTCATCGGCGCCAACCAGGTGCGGAAGGACAAGCGGCTCTGGACCGAGAACGAGCGCGGCCAACCCGTTACGGTGCACGAGGCGTTCAACGAAGAGGACGAAGCGCAGTTCACGATTCGCGAGGTCGAGCGCCTGGTCCGGATGGAGGGAATCCGCTACAGCGACATCGCGGTGATGTACCGGACGAACGTCCAATCCCGGCCGCTGGAGGACGCGTTCGTGCGGATGGGCGTTCCGTACAAGCTGATTGGCGGCACGCGCTTTTACGAGCGGAAGGAAGTCAAGGACGTGCTGGCCTACCTGCGCCTCGCTCTGAACCCGCTGGATACGGTCAGCCTCGTGCGCATCCTGAACGTCCCGGCGCGCGGGATCGGCGATCGAACGGCGAACGAGATCCAGCGATGGGCCGGGCGGCATGGGCGATCGATCTTCGAGACGCTCGAGGAGGTCGCGACCGGCGACGGATCGGAGCCGGGCTCGGCCGGCGCGCTCCTGCAAACTCGAGCGCGCAACGCCGTGCGGGGATTCGTGGACCTGATTCGGCTCCTCGGGCGCGCAGCCCAGGAGATGACCCCGCTCGACCTGCTCGACTTGCTGCTCGAGCGCTCCGGTTACGCGGCATCGGTTCGTGACGGAACCGATGCGGGGGAGGAGCGGTGGGCTAACATCACCGAGCTCCGCACGAAGGCGCAGGCATTCGCGGAGCTGGCGCCGCCGCTCGGGCTGGCGGCGCTCCTCGAAGAGGTCTCCCTCGTCCAGGACGTCGATTCGTACGATCCGGCCTCCGACGGCGTCACACTCATCACGCTCCACGCCGCGAAGGGGCTGGAGTTTCCGTACGTGATCATCGTCGGCATGGAAGAAGGGCTCTGCCCGCATTCGCGGTCGATGGACGATCCGACCCAGATGGAAGAGGAGCGCCGGCTCGTCTATGTGGGGATCACCCGGGCCATGCGCGGGCTCTGCCTGGTCCACGCGCACCACCGGACGCTCTACGGCAACAGCATGATCAACCAGCCGTCGCGGTTCCTGGGGGACATCCCGCTGGAGCTGACGCGCGAGGCGTTTCCCAGCGTGCGCGCTCGAGGCCTCGTACCGAATGGGCGCGTCGCTGCTGGAGCGCAATGGCGACCGGTCAATGGGTCGACCGAGCCGGCTGCCGTTGCGTCCGCTGGCGCGCCGCAGCCGGCTGTCGAGCAGCAGTACCAGCCCGGCGACCGCGTGTACCATCCCGCCTTCGGCTCGGGAATCGTCGTGACCAGCGTGCTCGCCCGGGGTGATGAGGAGATCACCGTGGCCTTCGAAGGCAAGGGGGTGAAGAAGCTCTCCGTGGCCTACGCCCCGCTGCAGCGGAAGTAGGGATGGGGCGCCTCCAGTTCGCGGAGCGACGCCTGGCTGCCCTGAGGGGACGCAGCCTCGACCGCCGACTGACGACGGTCGCTCGCGGCGCGGACCCTTGGGTCGAGGTCGATGGGCGAAAGCTTCTGAACCTCAGCTCGAACAATTATCTCGGGCTCGCCAACCATCCGGTGGTCGTCGCCGCCGCGGCGGAGGCAGGGGAGAAGTACGGCTGGGGCGCGGGCTCGTCGCGCCTGGTCGCCGGATCATCGCCCCTGTGTGATCTCTTGGAGGAGCGGCTCGCGCAGTTCAAGGGGAGCGAGCGCGCCCTGCTCTTCACCAGCGGCTATACCGCGAACGTGGGATTGATCCCATCGCTCGTGGGGCCCGGAGACGTCGTCGTCGGGGACGAGCTGAACCATGCGAGCCTCATCGACGGGTGCAGGCTGAGCCGCGCCGACTTCTCGGCCTTCCGCCACAGAAACGTGGAGGCGCTCGACTCCCAGCTTGCGCGGGCGGTCCGACATTCGCCGCGCGGCAGGCGGCTGGTGGTGACGGACACCGTCTTCAGTATGGATGGCGACCTGGCTCCACTGGAGGCGATCGCCGAGGTGTGCGATCGATACGAAGCGATGCTGGTGGTGGACGAGGCCCATGCCACCGGGTGCATCGGGGCAGGCGGCCGTGGACTGGTGTCCCAGCTCGGGATGGAGGATCGCGTCACCGCTGCGGTCGGAACCCTCAGCAAAGCGCTTGGGAGCTTCGGGGCCTTCGTATCGGGAGAGCGCTTGCTCGCCGACTATCTCGTGTCGACGGCGCGAAGCTTCATGTTTACGACGGCCTTGCCGCCGCCGGTCGTCGCGGCATCGGTCGCCGCGCTCGATCTCCTCGAGGCTAACCCGGCGCTCGTCGACCAGCTCCAGGAGAACGCGGGCGTGCTCCGCGCGGCGCTTCGCGCGTCCGGATTCGATACGGGCGACTCAGAGACGCAGATCATCCCCGTGCTCGTCGGAGATTCGGGGACGGCAGTGAAGATGGCGTCTGCCCTTCGGCAGGAGGGCGTCTATGCCGTGGCCATTCGGCCTCCCACCGTGCCGGCGAACGCGGCCCGGATCCGCGTGTCGGCGATGGCGACCCACACGCGCGATGACCTGACATTTGCCATCGAGACCTTCGTGCGCGTCGGCGAGCGGATCGGTCTGCTCGCCTCAGCCGGGTCCGGAGCTAGCCGTGTCACCGGGTCCTGACGAGGCAGCCTCCGCCTCAACACTCGTCGCAGTGGAAGACCTCGATGCCGACGACAAGCGCTTCCTGTGGCACCCGTTCACCCAGCAACAGGATTGGGAGGCCGAGCCGCAGATCGTCATCGATCGGGGGGAGGGGTCGTTCCTCATCGACGATCGGGGGAACCGGTATCTCGACGGGGTGTCCTCGCTCTGGGTGAACCTCCACGGGCACGCGCGGCCCGAGATGAATCAGGCCATCGCCGCTCAGCTCGCCCGGGTCGCCCACTCCACCTTTCTCGGCCTGACCCACGCGCCCGCGGTGAGGCTCGCGCGGCGGCTCGTCGACCTGGCGCCGGGCCGCCTGTCGCGCGTGTTCTATTCGGACACCGGGGCGGCCGCTGTTGAGATTGCAATCAAGATGGCGCTCCAATACTGGCAGCAGTGCGAGCATCCACAACCCCGGAAGACCAAGTACTTCTCGCTGTGGAACGCGTACCACGGTGATACAGTCGGAGCGCTCAGCGTGGGCGGAGTTGAAGCGTACCAGCGCGTTTACCGACCGCTGGTGTTTCCGACCGTGAAGGCGCACTCAGCCCACTGCTATCGCTGCCATCTTGGCCTGAGTTACCCCGCCTGCCACATGGCGTGCCTGGATGAAGTCGACCGCCTTATCACCGAGCATGCTGACGAGCTGGCGGCCGTCATCATGGAGCCGCTCGTGCAGGGCGCCGCGGGGATGCTGGTCTATCCACCCAGCTACACGCGCGCCGTTCGGGAGATCGCGCGGCGGAACAACGTGCTTTTTATCGCGGACGAGGTGGCCACTGGATTTGGCCGCACGGGGCGCATGTTCGCCTGCGAGCATGAGGGCGTCGATCCCGACCTCATGGCCCTCGGGAAGGGCATCAGCGGCGGGTACCTTCCGCTGGCGGCGACTCTGGCGACCGAGGAGATCTACCGGGCGTTTCTGGGGCCCATCGACCAGGGGCGCACCTTCTACCACGGGCACACGTATACTGGGAACCCGCTGGCCTGCGCCGCCGGGCTCGCCAGCCTCGACATCTTCGAGCGCGAGCGGGTGCTCGATCACGTCTCGCGATCCATCGAGCAGCTCCGGGCGGGCCTGGCGCGGTTCCGGGAGCTGGAACACGTAGGAGACGTCCGGCAATGTGGCATGATCGCGGGTATCGAGCTGGTCCGGGACCGCGCGTCTCGGCTGCCATTTCCAGCCAGCGAGCGAGTCGGCGTGCAGGTCATCAAAGAAGCGCGAGCGCGGGGCGTCATACTCCGGCCCCTGGGTGACGTCATCGTACTCATGCCTCCGCTGTCGATCTCCGGCGACGAGATGCAGATACTTCTCGACGTAACGTTCGACTCCATCGCCGCCGTAGAGCAGCGAGTGGCCGCATGAGCGTCCCTGCCTTCGATCTCGGGGCACCTGCGGTCTTCGTCACAGGGACCGACACGGGAGTCGGGAAGACGGTCGTCGCAGGAATGCTGGTCGCCGCCGCGCGCCAATGTGGCGTGCGCGTCGGCGTGATGAAGCCCGTCGAGTCCGGATGCCGGAAATTCGACGGTCGCCCCGTCCCCCAGGACGCGGTGTTCCTGCGCGAGCTGGCGGGGTGCAGGACCCCGCTCGATGCCGTCACACCCTACGCCCTCGAGCATCCCCTCGCGCCCGCTCTCGCTGCCGAGATGGAGGATGTGGTCATCGACGTCGGGAGGATCGTTCTCGGCTTTCGCTCGCTCGCCGCTCAGTACTCATGCGTCGTGGTCGAGGGGGCTGGTGGCCTGCTCACTCCGCTTGCCGGGGGGCTGACGATGCGCGATCTGGCCGCGCAGCTTCGCGTGCCGGTGTTGATCGTGGCGAGAAACACGCTGGGCGCCATCAACCACGCGTCGCTCACGGTGGAGTCGGCGCGCGCCGCTGGTCTCGAGGTCCTCGGCATCGTCCTGAACCGCGTGGGGTTCGAACAGGACGCGGCGACGCGGACCAACGCGGTCTCATTGCGGCGCTGGGGGCGCGCTCACCTCATCGGCGAGGTGCCCTTTCTTCCGAGCCTGGACAGCGGGACGCTGGCCATGTATGGCTTTCACCTCGCCGAGCAGATCTCCATTGCGTGGGCGCGCGCGCATCCGCGTGACCTGCGGGCTCAGCACGCCGCGCTGCGACGCCGCCGCCGAGGCGAGCGGCGTGCGTGATCGAAAATGGGAGTATCGCTGTCGATGACGACCGACTTTCGCGCCTTGGCCGACAAGTCCATGGCGGGCATCGCCCTCAGCAGACAGGAGTGCGAGGCGGTGCTGCGCTGCCCGGATGATGAGATCCTCGCCCTCCTCGACGCGGCGTACCGGGTCCGCCTGGCGCACTGTGGAAATCGCGTCCACCTCCACATGCTCATCAACGCGAAGAGTGGCCTTTGCCCGGAAGACTGTCACTACTGCGCGCAGTCAAAGATCTCCGAGGCGGACATCGCGAAGTATCCGCTGGTGAGCATGGATGCCCTTCTGGACGGAGCTCGCCGGGCCTACCAGGCGCGCACCCGCCGCTATTGCATCGTCATCAGTGGGAGGGGCCCCACGCCGCGCGAAGTCGATTATCTGGTGAACGCGGTTCGTCGCATCAAGCAGGAAGTGGACGTGGGCATCTGCTGCTCTGTGGGTCTGCTCTCGGAGGACGACGCAGTTCGGCTCCGGGACGCTGGCGTCGAGCAGCTCAACCACAATCTGAACACGAGTGAGCGCTACTACTCGGAGATCTGCACCACGCACACCTATCAGGATCGCGTCGATACGCTGCACGCCGCCCGGCGAGCCGGCCTGAGCCTCTGTACCGGCGCCATCTTTGGCCAGGGCGAGACTGAGGACGACGTCATCGACGTGTGCATGGCGCTCCGAGACCTCGATCCGCAGTCGATACCCGTCAACTTTCTGCTGCCGATCCCCGGAACGCCGCTCGAGGCTCAGGGGCCGCCCACTCCCCAGCGGTGCTTGAAGATCCTGTGCCTCATGCGATTCCTGAATCCCCGTCAGGAGATTCGCGTGTCGGCCGGCCGGGAGGCGCACCTCCGCTCGCTGCAGCCCCTCGCGCTCTACCCCGCGAACTCCGTGTTCGTCTCGGGTTACCTCACGACGCCCGGCCAGCCGTATCAGGAAACGTGGAAGATGATCGAGGACCTCGGATTCGAGATCGAGACCCATGTCGGGGGGTGATGGCCGCCACGCGGCCCCGCTGGGCGGCCACCGCGTCGTCGTGACCGGCGTAGGCGTCGTCACGCCCCTCGGGTGCTCTGTCGCGGCGCTGTGGCGTTCGTTGTGCGAAGGACGAGCGGCCGCGGGGCCCATCACTCGCTTCGATGCATCGGGCTTCGAGGCGCGGATCGCCGCCGAAGTGCGCGATCCGGTCGAGATCGAAGGCGTGCCGGATCCGAAGCTCGACCGCTGCGCTCGGTTCGCCCTGGCCGCCGCGAGAGTGGCGTGGTCGGACGCGGGGCTCGGGCGGATCGACGATCCGTACGAGGCGGGCGTCGTCATCGGGTCGAGCCACGGCGGAGAGGCCACCGCGCTGAACGCCATCCGGACGCTGTGCACAGCCGAACGGCCGAGGGTGAGCGCGCGGCTGATCCCCCGCATGCTGGCGAACATGCCGTCCGCCCATGTGGCCATCGATCTCGGCCTCCGCGGCCCGAGCTTCGCCGTGACGTCGGCGTGCGCGACCGGCGCCCAGGCGATTGGCGAGGCCGCCGAGATCATTCGAAGGGGCGACGCGCGGATCATGGTGTGCGGGGGGGCCGACGCGTGCATCACCCCGCTTACCGTCGCTGGCGATCAGGCGGCTGGCGCGTTGTCGACGCGGAGTGACGATCCGGCTTCGGCCAGCCGTCCCTTCGACCGCTCCCGCGACGGCTTCGTGATTGGCGAGGGGGCCGGGATCCTGGTGCTGGAGGAGCGGAGCGCCGCGCTCTGGCGAGGGGCAAGAATCCGTGGCGAGATCGCCGGGTACGCGGCTACCACCGACGCGCACCACGAGACGCGCCCGGATCCTGATGCGGAGCCGCTCGCGCGCGCCATCGATCGCGCCGTCGAAAAGGCGGGCATCTCGCGCAGTGAGATCGATGCGATTTTCGCCCATGCGACTGGAACCGTGATTGGGGATGCGGCGGAGGCGGCAGCGTTTCGCCGGGTCTTCGGCGATGGCCTGCGTGAGATCCCGGTCACGGCGATCAAAGGCGGGCTGGGCCATCTCATGGGCGCGGCGGGCTCGGTTCAAGCCATCGTGGCGCTCCAGGCCCTGGACCATCAGATGCTGCCGCCCACGCGCAATTGCGATGATCCGGACCCGACCCTCGGGCTGTCGATCGTGGCCGGCGAGGCGCGGCCGGCGCGGCTCTCCACCGTGCTCTCGACGTCGTCCGGTTTTGGCGGACATAACGTCGCGCTGGTCCTTCAGGGCTCCAGGACGCAAGGAGCTGGCCGCATCGTGTGATTGTGGCTCGACGGTCGGCGGTTAGCTGGGCCTCTTCGCGGAAGCCCCCAGTGGCCAGCGATCCGTCGTGACCCACAGGGCGGAGCCGTCGGTCGCCAGCTCGACGGTTCCGTGCAGGTCGGTCCGAAACAGCGACGTGTCCGCGAGCAATTCCACGGTATCTCGCGAAGGGCGGCCGGCGTGGTCGCCGCTGGCGACGGAGATCACGGCAACAGACGGCTGCACCGACCGCAGGAGCTGGGCGCTCACGGCTCCATTTGGCCCTGCCCACGGCACGAGGATCGCGTTCGCGGAGATCGGCCACCCCGCGCGTTCCGCGCGGAGCGCCTCCTGGGCTGTTGCCGACGGCGCCATGAGGACGCTCACCGAGCCGCGACGGACCCGGACCAGCAGGCTCCGCTGCGGCGTCGGGTCTCGGTCGCTCGGGGCTGCCGTAGCCTGAGTTGGGAACAGGTCGAGAGCTACGCCCGCATCCAGGGCGACGCTGATCGGCGCATCCACGGTCACGACGTGGTCGGTCCCTGACGCGAGAGCCCACTGCTGCGCGGCGGCCGACGCGATCGAGTCCGCCGTGCGAAACGCAATGGCGGGCTGATAACGCTGAACCGCGGCCGTTGCGCCCGGAAGGCGCTCCCTGTCAGCCCGAGTGAGCACCGCAATGGCCAGGCTGTGCTCGACGAGGCCCATCCGTCGGCCGAGCTGTTCGAGAACCGCCGCCGGCGTTGCGCCACCATCGATCAGGACGCTCTTCCCCGCGGGCGTCCGCACCAGCACCGCGTCTCCATCGCCGACGTCCAGGATGCTGATGCTGAGCGGACGGTCGCCCCCCACGGCCGGCGCCCAGGTGAGGCCCAGGCCGATGGCGAGGACGCCGATGGCCGAGGCAGCCGGTCGAGCTATCGCCGGGCGCATCGCGGCGGACCACAGGTCCTGTCCCTCGGGCGTCCCCGCCAACGCCCAGCCCAGCAAGGCGACGGCGTAGGCGACCGTAAGAGACGGGGGCACATCGCCGATGCCCGCGATGGCGACCGGTATGCGAGCCGCGGCCTCGATGATCGCCACCATCGCCACGGTCGGGATTCCGACGACCCATGCCGCCGCCGACGCCAGGGGCGGAGCGCCCAGCATGATCGGCAGCGTGAGGAAGCCGCCGATCGTCGCCCAAGGGATCAGCGGCGCAACAAGCAGGTTCGCGAGCGGCGAGACGATCGAGACCTGGTGAACGACGGTCGCGAGGATGGGGAGCGTCGGCAGCTCCGCCGCGATCGTGGCGGAGACCGGATCGCGGATGGCGCTGGGCATCCAGGGGAACAGCGCGGCGACGCGCGGCTGAAGGGCGATGAGGCCGAGCGTGGCAAGAGCCGAAAGCTGAAAGCTCAAGTCTGTGACGAGCAGGGGGTCAATGGCGATCAACAGCGCGCCCGTGAGGGTCAGGGCGAGCAGCGCGTCTCGGCCGCGTCCGGTCCTGATCGCGACCAGGCCGATGGTCGCCATGATCGCCGCGCGCAGGGTCGGTCCTCCGGATCCGGCGACGGCGGCAAAGAGCCAGACGCCTCCAAGAGGGAGCAGCGTCGCGACGAGCCGCCAGCGCGAGGCGAGCCGCGCGAGCGCCGCTGCGACGAGGGTGACGTTGTAGCCCGACACAACCACGATGTGCGTCGTGCCCGAGGCGACGAGCGCACGGCGAAATTCCTCGCTGGTCCCGCTGGTCGCTCCGACGAGCAATCCGCCGAGAAGCGCCGCCTCCGGCTCCGGTAGCGTCCGGTCGATGGCCGCGGAGATGCGCCGGCGAGCCGCGGAGAGCGCGAATTCGATCCCATTTGGCGCGCCATCGCCCGTCACAGCGATTCGCGGATAGGCGGCGACAGCCGCGACGCCGCGCGCCCGCAGCCTGGCGCCGTCGGCCGTTTCGGGGCGAACCGGATCGAGTCGAGCCGCGACCTCGACTCGATCCCACTGGACGACCGGAGCCAGGGCCGGAAGATACAGAAGGACGAGCCCCGGCGGAGGACTTGCCGATTCCGGACTGATTACCCGATCGACACTGACGTACGCACGTGCCGTTTGCCCGCGCTGCTCGACCGGCGCCACGATCACGCCTGACGCACGAATTTCAGAGGTTGGCGCATCCGTCCAAGGTTTGCCCCAGGCTTCGAATCCCACGGCGGCGCGCCAAATGCCGAGCGCCAGCGCTGCGACCGCGAAAAACATGGCGCTCTGAACCCGCCTGAGCACGAGGCAGGCTGCGGCCGCCGCGACGGCGCCGCACGCGACGGTCGAGCCAACGGGGAGCCAGAGATCGGCGACACGGCCAGGGACCGCCGCGACGAGGGCCGTCCCGACGATGAAGAGCGCGCCGCAGACTGGGACGGCGCTCGATCTCGGCATCAGTCGACGGAGATTAGTGTCTTGATGCGCTCATAGGTCGATGCAGTGACGAGCCGCTCCTCGCGGAGCTGCTCGATGCGCGCGAACGGCCCGGCCGCCGTCCTCCGATCTACGATTCGGCCGGCCGTCACGGGCCCAATTCCCGGTAGAGATTCCAGCACTCGCTGGCTCGCCGTGTTGATGTTGATCGTGGGGCTGCCGGGCGGGGCCGCCGCCGCGCTGGAGCCCGAGGCGGCCGCCGAGGACCGCGGCGGCTCCGTTCCGGTAGCCTGATCCTCCGAGCGTTTCATCGGGATGACGAGCTTCTGGCCGTCGGCGACGCGCGCCGCGAGGTTCAGCTCGCTCAAGTCGGCCTCGTCGGTCGCCCCGCCCGCCGCGTCGATGGCCTCAAAGACGCGCCCGCCGGTCGCCAGGACATAGACACCGGGCGCTGATACAGCGCCGTCCACGTGGACGTAGAGGATCGACGTTGGCGTTGGAATCGGATCGAGCGGCCGGACTTCGATGGGTGCCGGTTGCTGGCGCCCGAGATTCAGCAGCATGACGAGGAGTCCGGCGGCGAGCGCGGCCGCGACGGGAACGCCATTGGCCATGAGCCAGCTCTTCACGTGAGTCTTTCCAAAGAGGCTTGGCGCGCGTCACGCGCCTGCGGACCTTCAGCGCGCATCGGCGCCCGTATGGTACGCAGCGTGCCGCTTCTTGTCACGGATGGCGCGTTGCCGTGCCCCGGATTCTCTGCTAGAGTAGGCTCGCGTACCTCAGGGAGGGAGTCAGATGAACACGTTTTTCGCCGTCGTCATCGGACTTGTCGCAAGCTACCTGGGCTACAACCAGTACGCGCGCAGAATCGACCGCGAGGTGATCCAATCGGATCCCAAGCGGATGACTCCGGCTCGGCTGTACACGGACGGCGTTGACTTCGTGCCAACGAGCCGGAATGTGCTCTTTGGCTACCACTTCAAATCTATTGCCGCGGCCGGGCCTATCGTTGGCGCGATCACCGCGGCGAATCTGTGGGGCTGGCTTCCGGCCATCATCTGGCTCGTGCTCGGAGTCGTCTTCATCGGCTGGGTGTCGGACTACACGGCCATCGTCGTCTCGATCCGAAACGAGGGGAACAGCCTGAGCGCGATCGCCCATCGGCTCATCGCTCCACGCACCCGCATCATCCTGTTCATTTTCATCTTCTTCTACCTGCTGCTCATCGGCGGCGCCTTCGGCGGGATCCTAGCTGACGTCATGAACTCCCAATCTCAGGCGCCGCTCGGCATCATCGTGCTCATGCTCATGGGCCTGCTCCTGGGCCAGATGCTGTATCGGTGGCGCGTGCCGTTGATCGCCGCAAGCCTGATCACCGTCGGCGTCACGTTTGCCGCGATCCTGCTCGGCCCGGCCAGCGCTGGCTTCTTCAAGGATGGATTGGACGGCGCGATCAACGCCATCACCGGAGGCCAGCCCGTCGTGCAGTATTTCGATCCCACGGTGGCCGATCCGAAGACCGGGCTCATCGTCGGGGCTGACAGGCAGATCCTGCCCAGCTTCATCTTCTGGGCGCTCTTCATTCTGGCATTCTGTTACTTTGGGTCCGTGCTTCCTATCTGGCGCTGGGCCCAGCCGGTCGTCTACATCGGCTTCTGGATCACGGCGACGGCGATGCTGCTCGGTCTGGCCGGGGCTGCCCTGGCGCTGTTCCTCAAGCCCGACGTGGCCATGCTCAAGCTCGCTGCGTTTAAGGGTTGGGACACCGGGGTCGGTGGGGCGCTCCAGCCCATCTGGCCCATGTTGTTCGTAACGATCGCGTGCGGCGCAATTTCCGGCTGGCACGCCCTGTTCGGATCCGTGGGGACGGCGCGGCAGCTCGAGTACGAGACCGACGCGCTCCCAGTTGGCGGCGGATCGATGTTCATGGAGTTCCTGCTCGGCCTCCTCGCGCTCCTCGCCGTAAGCGTTGGCGGTGGAGGAGGCGCGGGCGCCTTCGCAAACGGCCTGGCCAGCTTCATGAATGTGTTCGGCATTCCGCTGGAGTACGGGCGCGCGCTGGCGTTCGCCGCCTTCGTCGTCATCGTCCTCGTGGTCACCCAGCTCGTCTTCCGAATCATGCGGGTCACCTTGGCCGAGTGGCTCGGCGATGCGTGGCCGGCCCTCCGAAACATCCACGTTTCCACGATCGTGTCGCTCGCGCTGGCGTTCTTCTTGGTCATGACCGGGACGTGGATCTACCTCTGGCAGCTCTTCGGGGGCGCCAACCAGCTCATGGCGTCGCTCTCGCTGCTGGTGGTCACGGTGTGGCTCGTGTCTATCGGACGCAAGGCGGCGTGGGTCGGAATTCCGATGCTGTTCATGTACGTCACCACCGTTGCGGCCAACCTGGTCACCGCCTATAACCTCTATGTCACGGTGTTCGTCGCCAACGTTGGCCAGCCGGGCCGAATCATCCCCGTCATCGGGTCCGGGCTGATGATCGTCGTTGCGCTGCTTCTCGTCGGTGCGGCGCTCGTGATCGGGTACGACGGTTGGCAGGCGTTCCGTCGCTATCGGGCACAGCCGGTCGTCCGGGCGGCCGCGCCCGCTTCATAGAGGGTGTGGGGCGACCGGTCGTGAACGTACAGCGGCTGCGTCGCGCCATCGGCGAGTTCCTTTTCGGCATGGCGGGTTACGAATTCGCCCGCGAGGCCGCGCACATGCGCAGCGAGCTGAACGTCTTGCTCATGCTGATGTGCTTCGGGGACGTGATCGGGGTGCCCGTCATGCCGCCGACGTACGCGTTGCGGCTGCTTCCTTACATCGCGAGGGACCTCGATGCATGGAAGCGGAGCGTGCTGCGGGAGAGGCACCCGCTGGACAAAGAAGAATTCGATCTGATCGAGATGTAAGGAGGTTTGCGCGATGGAGCCCGAGAGTGAGCCGAAAGGACTCCGAGGTTTCCTCCGCGGGTTCAAAGAAGTCGTGTACGGCATGGCCTCCCACGACATGGCGCGGCAGGCCATCCGGACGC from Chloroflexota bacterium encodes the following:
- a CDS encoding carbon starvation CstA family protein, which translates into the protein MNTFFAVVIGLVASYLGYNQYARRIDREVIQSDPKRMTPARLYTDGVDFVPTSRNVLFGYHFKSIAAAGPIVGAITAANLWGWLPAIIWLVLGVVFIGWVSDYTAIVVSIRNEGNSLSAIAHRLIAPRTRIILFIFIFFYLLLIGGAFGGILADVMNSQSQAPLGIIVLMLMGLLLGQMLYRWRVPLIAASLITVGVTFAAILLGPASAGFFKDGLDGAINAITGGQPVVQYFDPTVADPKTGLIVGADRQILPSFIFWALFILAFCYFGSVLPIWRWAQPVVYIGFWITATAMLLGLAGAALALFLKPDVAMLKLAAFKGWDTGVGGALQPIWPMLFVTIACGAISGWHALFGSVGTARQLEYETDALPVGGGSMFMEFLLGLLALLAVSVGGGGGAGAFANGLASFMNVFGIPLEYGRALAFAAFVVIVLVVTQLVFRIMRVTLAEWLGDAWPALRNIHVSTIVSLALAFFLVMTGTWIYLWQLFGGANQLMASLSLLVVTVWLVSIGRKAAWVGIPMLFMYVTTVAANLVTAYNLYVTVFVANVGQPGRIIPVIGSGLMIVVALLLVGAALVIGYDGWQAFRRYRAQPVVRAAAPAS
- a CDS encoding ComEA family DNA-binding protein; the protein is MKSWLMANGVPVAAALAAGLLVMLLNLGRQQPAPIEVRPLDPIPTPTSILYVHVDGAVSAPGVYVLATGGRVFEAIDAAGGATDEADLSELNLAARVADGQKLVIPMKRSEDQATGTEPPRSSAAASGSSAAAAPPGSPTININTASQRVLESLPGIGPVTAGRIVDRRTAAGPFARIEQLREERLVTASTYERIKTLISVD
- a CDS encoding ComEC/Rec2 family competence protein; translated protein: MPRSSAVPVCGALFIVGTALVAAVPGRVADLWLPVGSTVACGAVAAAAACLVLRRVQSAMFFAVAALALGIWRAAVGFEAWGKPWTDAPTSEIRASGVIVAPVEQRGQTARAYVSVDRVISPESASPPPGLVLLYLPALAPVVQWDRVEVAARLDPVRPETADGARLRARGVAAVAAYPRIAVTGDGAPNGIEFALSAARRRISAAIDRTLPEPEAALLGGLLVGATSGTSEEFRRALVASGTTHIVVVSGYNVTLVAAALARLASRWRLVATLLPLGGVWLFAAVAGSGGPTLRAAIMATIGLVAIRTGRGRDALLALTLTGALLIAIDPLLVTDLSFQLSALATLGLIALQPRVAALFPWMPSAIRDPVSATIAAELPTLPILATVVHQVSIVSPLANLLVAPLIPWATIGGFLTLPIMLGAPPLASAAAWVVGIPTVAMVAIIEAAARIPVAIAGIGDVPPSLTVAYAVALLGWALAGTPEGQDLWSAAMRPAIARPAASAIGVLAIGLGLTWAPAVGGDRPLSISILDVGDGDAVLVRTPAGKSVLIDGGATPAAVLEQLGRRMGLVEHSLAIAVLTRADRERLPGATAAVQRYQPAIAFRTADSIASAAAQQWALASGTDHVVTVDAPISVALDAGVALDLFPTQATAAPSDRDPTPQRSLLVRVRRGSVSVLMAPSATAQEALRAERAGWPISANAILVPWAGPNGAVSAQLLRSVQPSVAVISVASGDHAGRPSRDTVELLADTSLFRTDLHGTVELATDGSALWVTTDRWPLGASAKRPS